The Sulfolobus acidocaldarius DSM 639 genome has a window encoding:
- a CDS encoding MoaD family protein, with the protein MKIKVRYFALLRDYTKKNEEIIETECKDVACLVSQLEKVYGKEFGRVVREGFGPVRIVILVNGKVDNEIREGDEVALLPPPAGGELFMNSRFNLLEEIRKFRAEATEEVGSMVIYLGIVKGAIEEHKVYELRYEAYKEYTEKRLKEIIENLRTKYKDLVKMKILHVVDDLKPGDDVFLVMALGRGRGDTLKAVEEAVELVKHTTGIWKLEIRDDGEYWVVAGNTRVKRDEKAGSS; encoded by the coding sequence ATGAAAATTAAAGTGAGATACTTTGCTCTCCTGAGAGACTACACTAAAAAGAATGAGGAAATTATTGAAACTGAGTGTAAAGATGTCGCATGCCTTGTAAGCCAGCTCGAAAAAGTATATGGAAAAGAGTTTGGCAGGGTGGTTAGAGAGGGTTTTGGTCCAGTTAGGATTGTAATATTAGTTAATGGTAAGGTCGACAACGAAATAAGAGAGGGTGATGAAGTTGCCCTTTTGCCACCTCCAGCAGGTGGGGAATTATTCATGAATTCCCGCTTTAATCTATTAGAGGAGATTAGAAAATTTAGGGCAGAGGCAACAGAAGAAGTGGGATCTATGGTTATATACCTAGGAATAGTTAAAGGAGCAATTGAGGAGCATAAAGTCTATGAGCTAAGATACGAGGCATATAAAGAGTATACAGAGAAGAGGTTAAAGGAGATAATAGAGAATTTGCGGACCAAATATAAGGATTTAGTCAAGATGAAAATTCTACATGTTGTAGATGATCTTAAACCTGGCGATGATGTTTTCTTGGTTATGGCTTTAGGACGTGGGAGGGGAGACACGCTTAAGGCAGTTGAAGAGGCTGTGGAGTTAGTTAAACATACAACAGGTATCTGGAAGCTAGAGATCAGAGACGATGGAGAATATTGGGTAGTTGCAGGAAACACTAGGGTGAAAAGGGATGAGAAAGCCGGTAGCTCTTAG
- the thiD gene encoding bifunctional hydroxymethylpyrimidine kinase/phosphomethylpyrimidine kinase yields the protein MRKPVALSIAGIDTGNGAGAESDLKVYEILGVHGVIAVTALTAQSTTGIRAVLPTPPEFLKTQLDTLFDDFEIKDVKIGMIYNNDQFAVVKDYLRDKRVVTDPVLFAKDGTQLIKDLEEYKRNILRNTTVLTPNIPEASYLSGLKISSIEEVKLACKTISKDFNIPYVVVKGGHAEDDYSIDVLYDSNRDLYYGIGYMRLNQRHTHGTGSVFATAVSAELSKGNDILTALRHARSLLQDSIYYGLEIGHGIGPIDPVVPFMKKSMKFDVIQEMTRFSQEVESVDGFYKLIPEVQSNLAHSIPSQYVRGLEDIATFRDRIVKNWDNRVKVGLPAVFGKPTHTARLLLSILPYETKASVLMNIRFEDKIVNLLKEVGYNTLEINRELEPMSNVEGKSMQWIASYIHENYGRIPNVIFDRGVKGKEAMIRFWTSSIDEMIDTLKYLAKNL from the coding sequence ATGAGAAAGCCGGTAGCTCTTAGTATTGCAGGGATTGATACTGGTAATGGAGCTGGTGCTGAAAGTGATCTAAAAGTATATGAAATTTTAGGGGTTCACGGAGTTATTGCAGTTACAGCGTTAACTGCCCAATCGACTACAGGAATAAGAGCTGTTTTACCCACTCCACCTGAATTCCTGAAAACACAACTAGATACTCTATTTGATGATTTTGAAATAAAGGATGTAAAGATAGGTATGATCTATAATAACGACCAATTTGCTGTAGTTAAAGACTATTTAAGGGATAAAAGAGTAGTTACTGATCCTGTACTTTTTGCTAAAGATGGAACTCAGCTTATAAAGGATTTAGAAGAGTACAAAAGAAATATTCTCCGTAATACGACTGTACTGACACCTAACATTCCAGAGGCTTCATATCTCTCCGGTCTGAAAATATCATCCATAGAAGAAGTGAAATTGGCATGTAAGACAATATCTAAGGACTTTAATATACCATATGTTGTAGTAAAGGGCGGTCATGCTGAGGACGATTACAGTATTGATGTATTATATGATTCTAACAGGGATTTATATTACGGTATAGGATATATGAGATTAAACCAGAGGCATACGCATGGTACAGGAAGCGTATTTGCTACTGCAGTCTCAGCAGAATTATCAAAGGGTAACGATATTCTTACCGCATTGAGGCATGCTAGATCATTATTACAAGACTCAATATATTACGGTCTTGAAATCGGTCATGGTATAGGTCCGATAGATCCCGTAGTTCCTTTCATGAAGAAAAGTATGAAGTTTGATGTTATTCAAGAGATGACTAGGTTTTCACAGGAGGTAGAGTCAGTTGACGGGTTTTACAAATTAATTCCTGAAGTCCAGTCTAATTTGGCTCACTCCATACCTTCACAATATGTACGTGGATTAGAGGATATTGCAACATTTAGGGATAGAATTGTTAAGAATTGGGATAACCGAGTTAAAGTTGGCTTGCCTGCAGTTTTTGGAAAACCTACGCATACTGCTAGGTTATTGTTATCAATTTTACCTTATGAGACCAAGGCATCAGTTTTAATGAACATAAGATTTGAAGATAAGATAGTAAACCTTCTCAAAGAGGTAGGGTATAATACGTTGGAGATAAACAGAGAATTGGAGCCAATGAGTAATGTAGAGGGAAAAAGCATGCAGTGGATAGCATCTTATATCCACGAAAATTATGGGAGAATACCAAACGTAATTTTCGATAGAGGTGTTAAGGGTAAGGAGGCAATGATCAGATTTTGGACATCATCGATTGATGAGATGATTGATACATTAAAATATCTCGCCAAAAATTTATGA